In Solanum stenotomum isolate F172 chromosome 6, ASM1918654v1, whole genome shotgun sequence, one DNA window encodes the following:
- the LOC125868375 gene encoding uncharacterized protein LOC125868375 has protein sequence MSDWGPVLIAVVLFVLLSPGLLFQLPGRHKIVEFGNMQTSGLSIIVHTVLYFGVITIFLIAIGVHIHTG, from the coding sequence atgTCTGATTGGGGGCCAGTGTTGATTGCAGTGGTGCTATTTGTGCTATTGAGTCCAGGTTTATTGTTTCAGTTGCCTGGTAGACACAAAATTGTTGAGTTTGGGAACATGCAGACTAGTGGACTCTCTATAATTGTTCATACTGTCCTCTATTTTGGAGTCATTACTATCTTCCTTATTGCTATCGGAGTTCACATCCATACTGGTTAA
- the LOC125868374 gene encoding uncharacterized protein LOC125868374: MMRSQQDQQSKLLYELSTLIFNILRSPTTPFEFSDQSPVIQRSTQLPPVRPMQQITPAGFASLLLGISMALMLCGSVTFFIGFFMMPWILVFVMVLYLAGIVSVLSMIGRAIFCPMPSSQSHSQPCKIL; encoded by the exons ATGATGAGAAGTCAACAGGATCAACAATCTAAGCTTCTTTATGAGCTttctactttgattttcaaCATTCTCCGATCTCCAACTACGCCGTTCGAGTTTTCCGATCAGTCGCCGGTTATCCAACGCAGTACACAGTTGCCGCCAGTGAGGCCGATGCAGCAGATTACTCCCGCGGGTTTTGCTTCCCTGCTTCTCGGAATTTCTATGGCTTTGATGCTATGTGGATCTGTAACGTTCTTTATTGGGTTTTTCATGATGCCGTGGATTCTTGTGTTCGTGATGGTTTTGTATTTAGCTGGAATTGTTTCTGTTTTGTCAATGATTGGACGAGCTATTTTCTGCCCTATGCCTTCATCTCAATCGCATAGTCAAC CGTGTAAAATATTGTGA